A single Mucilaginibacter inviolabilis DNA region contains:
- a CDS encoding UDP-N-acetylmuramoyl-tripeptide--D-alanyl-D-alanine ligase, protein MTTTEQLYQIYLQHPVISTDTRKIGSGSLFFALKGDKFDANTFAQQAIEVGAAYAIIDNSEYQLGDRYLLVEDVLTALQDLARYHRQQLQIPVVGLTGTNGKTTTKELINAVLSQHFKTQATQGNLNNHIGVPLTILTIDATHEAAVIEMGANHQKEIELLCSISQPSHGMITNVGKAHLEGFGGVEGVKKGKGELYDFFRKSESQQRGKPESNPAVFINSDDTVLMEMAAARHLHHVVYYGTQDIDNLISGEIIENAPLLTIQWTNNTTGQSYTVKTQLTGAYNLNNILAAISIGTYFKLSAQEINAGIEGYQPKNNRSQIVQTATNTLICDYYNANPSSMAVAIENMDKISAKRKVLILGDMFELGDESPAEHLTILQKALNVSVDERIFIGKDFESQKSKVKSQNQAATFYHTAEDAIDGLKSHPIKNSTILIKGSRGMALERLVELF, encoded by the coding sequence ATGACGACTACCGAACAACTCTACCAGATATACCTGCAACACCCGGTAATCAGTACCGATACCCGAAAAATTGGCAGCGGCAGCTTGTTTTTTGCTCTTAAAGGCGATAAGTTCGATGCTAATACCTTTGCTCAGCAAGCTATAGAAGTCGGTGCAGCTTATGCCATTATTGATAACTCAGAGTATCAACTGGGCGACCGGTATCTCTTGGTTGAGGACGTGTTAACCGCTCTGCAGGATCTGGCCCGATATCACCGCCAGCAATTACAGATACCTGTTGTAGGACTCACCGGTACCAATGGCAAAACCACTACCAAGGAGCTTATCAACGCAGTATTATCACAGCATTTTAAAACCCAGGCCACACAAGGCAACCTGAACAACCATATCGGTGTACCACTTACAATACTAACTATTGATGCTACACACGAAGCAGCTGTAATTGAAATGGGCGCCAATCATCAAAAAGAAATCGAACTGCTTTGCAGCATCTCGCAGCCATCGCACGGCATGATTACCAACGTGGGTAAAGCCCACCTGGAAGGTTTTGGCGGCGTTGAAGGTGTAAAAAAGGGCAAAGGAGAATTGTATGATTTTTTCCGCAAGTCCGAAAGTCAGCAAAGAGGTAAGCCTGAAAGCAATCCTGCTGTTTTTATCAACAGCGATGATACGGTGTTGATGGAAATGGCCGCTGCAAGGCATTTACACCATGTAGTTTATTATGGCACACAGGATATTGACAACCTGATCAGCGGGGAGATCATCGAGAACGCGCCACTACTTACCATTCAGTGGACCAATAACACAACCGGTCAATCTTATACCGTAAAAACACAACTCACCGGGGCTTATAACCTCAACAATATTTTGGCGGCTATTAGCATAGGTACTTATTTTAAGCTTTCGGCGCAGGAAATAAACGCGGGTATCGAGGGTTATCAGCCCAAAAACAACCGCTCGCAAATTGTGCAAACGGCTACCAATACCCTTATTTGTGATTATTATAATGCCAACCCGAGCAGTATGGCCGTTGCTATTGAAAATATGGACAAGATTAGCGCAAAACGCAAGGTATTGATACTGGGTGATATGTTTGAACTGGGTGATGAATCGCCTGCCGAACACCTCACCATCCTTCAAAAAGCGCTGAATGTATCCGTTGATGAAAGGATATTTATCGGCAAGGATTTTGAAAGTCAAAAGTCAAAAGTTAAAAGTCAAAACCAGGCAGCAACTTTCTACCATACTGCCGAAGATGCTATTGACGGGTTGAAGAGCCATCCGATAAAAAACTCCACCATTTTGATCAAGGGTTCGCGGGGAATGGCTTTGGAGCGTTTGGTGGAGTTGTTTTGA
- a CDS encoding SDR family NAD(P)-dependent oxidoreductase: MQKLKDKIALVTGGSRGMGAAIVKQLAQEGASVVFTYVNGKEKAQALIDELTSEGLNLSALKADNAVEGEITSALTQTIEKFGQLDILVNNAGVYGGKPMEEHTLDDYRFVMDINVKAVFEAAIFAAQKLEKGGRFITIGSNMADRVVASQGTLYSMSKSALSGLTRGLARDLGPKGITVNLVQPGPVNTDMNPADGSHADHLRSLMAIPKYGDPQQIAEIVGYLASPSASFTTGSIMTIDGGFNS, encoded by the coding sequence ATGCAAAAGTTAAAAGATAAAATAGCCCTGGTTACCGGAGGCAGTCGGGGTATGGGTGCGGCAATAGTGAAGCAACTGGCACAGGAAGGTGCCTCCGTGGTTTTTACCTATGTAAACGGAAAAGAAAAAGCACAGGCTTTGATTGATGAATTAACCAGCGAGGGTTTAAACTTATCAGCTCTTAAGGCAGATAATGCAGTGGAAGGGGAGATAACCTCAGCCTTAACTCAAACGATAGAAAAATTTGGCCAGCTGGATATCCTGGTGAACAATGCCGGGGTTTATGGCGGCAAGCCGATGGAAGAGCACACGCTGGATGATTACCGCTTTGTGATGGATATAAATGTAAAGGCGGTTTTTGAAGCGGCCATTTTCGCAGCACAAAAACTGGAAAAGGGTGGAAGGTTTATTACCATAGGCAGTAACATGGCCGATAGAGTTGTTGCTTCGCAGGGTACACTTTATTCGATGAGCAAATCGGCATTAAGCGGCCTTACCCGTGGATTGGCTCGTGATCTGGGTCCAAAGGGCATAACAGTAAACCTGGTACAGCCCGGACCTGTAAATACCGACATGAACCCGGCTGATGGCAGTCATGCCGATCATTTACGCAGCTTAATGGCTATACCCAAATATGGCGATCCGCAGCAAATTGCTGAAATTGTAGGGTATCTAGCTAGTCCATCAGCCAGTTTCACTACTGGGTCCATCATGACCATTGACGGAGGTTTTAATAGCTAA
- a CDS encoding winged helix-turn-helix transcriptional regulator yields MRKETSTNLENEQLILAGCGTSYTLDLIGGRWKPQILWRLLLQGSMRYSQLKNSMPNVSERILILQLRELEKDKLISRQVYAEVPPKVEYRLTDLGMSLKPVLCCLSTWGEANRPNRVISGEPEVMSEEV; encoded by the coding sequence ATGAGAAAAGAAACCTCCACTAACCTGGAAAATGAGCAACTAATCCTGGCTGGTTGCGGAACTTCCTATACACTCGACTTGATAGGCGGTCGTTGGAAACCTCAAATTTTGTGGCGATTATTATTACAAGGCAGCATGCGTTATAGTCAGCTTAAAAATTCCATGCCCAATGTTTCTGAACGAATACTGATATTGCAGTTGCGCGAATTGGAAAAGGACAAGCTCATCAGCAGGCAGGTTTATGCCGAAGTACCACCAAAAGTGGAATACCGACTAACCGATTTAGGCATGAGCCTGAAACCCGTGCTGTGCTGCCTGTCTACCTGGGGCGAAGCTAACCGGCCAAATAGGGTTATAAGCGGGGAGCCGGAAGTTATGAGTGAGGAGGTGTAG
- a CDS encoding NAD(P)/FAD-dependent oxidoreductase, with protein sequence MEPSFSYWERTAFIDEADVIIIGSGLVGLSAALHLKKQQPNLKVLVLERGFLPSGASTKNAGFACFGTLSEQISVINQSSEEEAMRLVAYKWRGLQRLRENLGDANMHYYQHGGHELFMTEEKDIAHNCIEQIGHLNKLLQQAIGETDIYAVADAKIADFGFSKVSHIIYNPFEGQLHTGKMMRTLLYKVYGLGVLILNNCEITAIDHEDKYVKLITSQGNFKAGKVILATNAFASQLYPELDVIPGRGQVLVTKPVPGLKLKGTYHFNEGYYYFRNIDNRILFGGGRNLDYNAEKTWNFGHTDTVKEKLISYLHEVILPNQDVEVDYWWSGIMGFGEEITPIVKQIQPNIFCAVRCNGMGVAMGSLVGEEVAELTLSFS encoded by the coding sequence ATGGAGCCGTCATTTTCATACTGGGAGCGCACTGCGTTTATTGATGAGGCCGATGTGATCATCATTGGCAGTGGCCTGGTTGGTCTGAGCGCCGCGCTGCACTTAAAAAAACAACAGCCCAATTTAAAAGTGCTGGTTTTGGAGCGTGGCTTTTTACCATCAGGAGCCAGTACTAAAAACGCAGGTTTTGCCTGTTTTGGTACACTTTCCGAGCAAATTTCTGTCATCAATCAATCATCCGAAGAAGAAGCCATGCGCCTGGTAGCCTATAAGTGGCGTGGTTTACAGCGCTTACGGGAAAATTTGGGCGATGCCAACATGCATTATTATCAGCATGGCGGGCACGAACTTTTTATGACCGAAGAAAAAGATATCGCTCATAACTGTATAGAACAGATCGGTCATCTCAATAAACTATTACAGCAGGCCATTGGCGAAACTGACATTTATGCAGTGGCTGATGCTAAAATTGCAGATTTTGGCTTCAGTAAAGTTAGTCACATCATATATAACCCTTTTGAAGGGCAATTACATACCGGTAAAATGATGCGCACCTTATTATATAAGGTATATGGTTTAGGCGTGCTGATATTAAACAATTGCGAAATAACAGCTATCGACCATGAAGACAAGTACGTTAAGCTGATTACCTCGCAGGGAAACTTTAAGGCCGGTAAAGTAATATTGGCTACCAATGCTTTTGCCAGCCAGCTGTATCCTGAACTGGATGTGATCCCCGGTAGGGGGCAGGTGTTGGTTACCAAACCGGTGCCGGGCTTGAAATTGAAAGGCACCTATCATTTTAATGAAGGCTATTACTATTTCCGCAATATTGATAACCGCATCTTATTTGGCGGTGGACGTAACCTGGATTATAACGCTGAGAAAACCTGGAATTTTGGGCACACCGATACCGTAAAAGAAAAACTGATCAGCTATCTGCATGAGGTAATATTACCCAACCAGGATGTTGAGGTTGACTATTGGTGGAGCGGCATCATGGGTTTTGGCGAGGAAATTACCCCTATAGTAAAACAAATACAACCCAACATATTTTGCGCGGTACGCTGTAATGGTATGGGTGTAGCTATGGGGAGTTTGGTAGGGGAAGAAGTAGCGGAACTGACGCTAAGCTTTAGCTAG
- a CDS encoding zinc metallopeptidase: MNHLSIIIGYIGYNSAWFLMIAIALISFIVQWRFRNKFKQYSEVALLSGLSGQEVAVKMLRAHGIFDVQVISVEGQLTDHYNPENKTVNLSQDVFYGRSIAAAAVAAHECGHAVQHAQAYSWLSFRSAMVPIINVASTLTQWTLFIGVMLLFFAHSPYVLAIGVAALALVTFFSFITLPVEFDASRRALAWLDNNYSIMQTAQEHEQAKDALWWAAMTYVVAALSALATLVYYASFLFNRRN; the protein is encoded by the coding sequence ATGAATCACTTATCAATAATTATAGGATATATCGGCTACAATTCGGCATGGTTCCTGATGATTGCCATCGCCCTGATCAGCTTTATAGTGCAGTGGCGATTTCGAAATAAGTTTAAACAATACTCCGAGGTGGCATTGCTCTCCGGTCTTTCGGGTCAGGAGGTGGCTGTAAAAATGCTGCGCGCCCATGGCATATTTGATGTACAGGTAATTTCTGTAGAAGGACAACTGACCGATCATTACAATCCTGAAAACAAAACCGTGAATTTAAGCCAGGATGTTTTTTATGGCCGAAGTATTGCCGCGGCCGCTGTTGCCGCGCACGAATGCGGACATGCTGTACAGCATGCACAGGCTTATAGTTGGTTAAGTTTCCGTTCGGCGATGGTGCCCATTATCAATGTGGCATCAACCTTAACCCAGTGGACTTTGTTTATCGGCGTAATGTTATTATTCTTCGCCCACAGCCCTTATGTACTGGCAATAGGTGTTGCCGCGTTGGCCTTGGTTACCTTTTTCAGCTTTATAACGCTGCCTGTTGAGTTTGACGCCAGCAGGCGGGCATTGGCCTGGCTTGATAATAATTACAGCATCATGCAAACCGCGCAGGAACATGAACAAGCCAAAGATGCCCTTTGGTGGGCCGCAATGACTTATGTAGTTGCCGCATTGAGCGCATTGGCCACGCTGGTTTATTACGCCTCGTTTTTGTTTAACAGGAGAAACTGA
- a CDS encoding GMC oxidoreductase, whose protein sequence is MDNYHYDAIVVGSGISGGWAAKELSEQGLKVLMLERGQNIEHIKGYTNATKAPWELLHRDVPPQSKIKDYPVQDKAHGLIEANMDYWVNERENPYTQVKPYNWRRGYHVGGRSLMWGRQSYRWSDFDFEANAKEGIAIDWPVRYKDIAPWYDHVERFAGISGSIEGLPHLPDGQFQPAMELNCVEKEVSARIKKQYNGQRHMIIGRTANITKPLPGRTNCQYRNKCALGCPFGGYFSTQSSTLPAAMATGNLTVRPWSIVTRILYNKDTQKATGVEVLDAENNKTYTYTSKIIFLNASTFNSAWILMNSATDIWPDGLGSSGGELGHNVMDHHVGGAASGTMEGYEDKYYFGRRANGIYIPRYRNLFGDKRDYLRGFGFQGSAGREGWSREIAELSIGANFKDALTEPGSWTMSMASFGEVLPYHENKISLNKQVKDKWGLNTLSIDMEFKENERRMEAESLADAMEMFEKAGLKNVKGFIARKYIGAIHEMGAARMGNDPKTSVLNKWNQVWDAKNVFVTDGSFMVSSSCVNPSLSYMAFTARAANFAVNELKLGNL, encoded by the coding sequence ATGGATAATTATCATTATGATGCCATTGTTGTAGGCTCCGGAATTTCGGGAGGGTGGGCGGCAAAAGAGCTCAGCGAACAGGGTTTAAAAGTATTGATGCTGGAGCGGGGACAAAACATTGAGCATATAAAAGGATATACCAATGCTACCAAAGCACCATGGGAGTTACTGCACAGGGATGTTCCCCCGCAATCAAAAATAAAGGACTATCCTGTGCAGGACAAAGCACATGGGCTTATTGAAGCCAATATGGATTATTGGGTGAACGAGAGGGAAAATCCATACACCCAGGTTAAACCCTATAATTGGAGGAGAGGGTACCACGTAGGCGGGCGCTCATTGATGTGGGGCAGGCAAAGCTACCGCTGGAGTGATTTTGATTTTGAAGCCAATGCCAAAGAAGGTATAGCAATTGACTGGCCAGTGCGTTATAAAGATATAGCGCCCTGGTATGACCATGTAGAGCGCTTTGCCGGCATCAGTGGCTCTATCGAAGGTTTGCCGCATTTGCCCGATGGGCAGTTTCAGCCGGCTATGGAGTTAAATTGTGTAGAAAAAGAAGTGTCGGCCCGTATAAAAAAACAATACAATGGGCAGCGCCACATGATCATTGGTCGTACAGCCAACATTACTAAACCTTTACCTGGCCGTACCAATTGCCAGTACCGTAATAAATGTGCATTGGGCTGCCCTTTTGGCGGATATTTTAGTACACAATCATCCACACTTCCCGCAGCGATGGCCACAGGAAATCTTACAGTTCGCCCATGGTCAATAGTTACCCGGATATTATACAATAAGGATACCCAGAAAGCTACAGGCGTAGAAGTGCTCGACGCAGAAAATAATAAAACTTATACCTATACTTCGAAGATCATTTTTTTAAATGCCTCCACCTTCAACAGCGCCTGGATATTGATGAATTCGGCAACGGATATATGGCCCGACGGATTGGGGAGCAGCGGCGGTGAGTTAGGTCATAATGTGATGGATCATCACGTAGGCGGCGCCGCCAGTGGTACCATGGAGGGATATGAGGATAAATACTATTTTGGCCGTAGAGCCAATGGCATATATATACCACGTTACCGCAACCTGTTTGGCGATAAACGTGATTATCTGCGGGGATTTGGTTTCCAGGGTTCGGCGGGGCGCGAAGGGTGGAGCCGCGAAATCGCGGAATTAAGCATAGGTGCTAATTTTAAGGACGCGTTGACAGAGCCCGGAAGCTGGACGATGTCGATGGCTAGCTTTGGCGAAGTATTGCCTTATCACGAAAATAAGATCAGCCTTAATAAGCAAGTTAAAGATAAATGGGGACTCAATACCTTATCTATCGACATGGAATTTAAAGAAAATGAACGTAGGATGGAAGCAGAGTCGCTGGCTGACGCGATGGAAATGTTTGAAAAGGCCGGCCTTAAGAATGTAAAAGGTTTTATAGCCAGGAAATACATAGGCGCTATACATGAAATGGGTGCCGCACGCATGGGGAACGACCCCAAAACATCGGTACTTAATAAATGGAACCAGGTTTGGGATGCCAAAAATGTATTTGTTACCGATGGATCGTTCATGGTGTCATCATCCTGTGTAAACCCATCACTTTCTTATATGGCCTTTACCGCACGGGCGGCGAATTTTGCAGTGAATGAGTTAAAGTTGGGGAATTTGTAG
- a CDS encoding YXWGXW repeat-containing protein gives MKKTFKILMVLLVTSLATVKTYAQISIGVSVRIAPPALPVYTQPPCPVDGYLWTPGYWAYAEDGGYYWVPGVWIAPPRVGFLWTPGYWGYDGAIYVFHQGYWGRHIGFYGGVNYGYGYGGAGYVGGRWAGNSFQYNTAVVNVNNTVVHNTYINKTVINNNVTVNNNHTSFNGPGGVNATPRPDERAAEREQHVQPTNDQINHQQVAGKDRNQFASANNGRPATAAMNKVDGNRFNTEGRRARTPNSDGTNNNTDRGNRPQANNNADNHANANPDNANKNASPGDQAARAPHQHQAANNPNPDNNRQPTQNQQHNNMARAPRQLVRHPAPARPHNNPRPQEHEKHR, from the coding sequence ATGAAAAAGACATTTAAAATATTAATGGTGCTTTTGGTTACCTCATTAGCAACTGTTAAAACCTATGCGCAGATAAGTATAGGCGTATCGGTACGGATAGCACCGCCTGCCCTGCCGGTTTATACACAACCGCCATGCCCTGTTGACGGTTATTTATGGACCCCTGGTTACTGGGCATATGCCGAAGATGGCGGATATTACTGGGTACCCGGCGTTTGGATAGCCCCTCCGCGTGTTGGTTTTTTATGGACACCCGGTTACTGGGGTTATGATGGCGCTATTTATGTTTTCCACCAAGGCTACTGGGGCAGGCACATTGGCTTTTATGGCGGTGTAAATTATGGTTACGGCTATGGCGGTGCTGGTTATGTTGGTGGCAGATGGGCTGGCAATTCCTTTCAGTATAATACTGCCGTGGTTAATGTAAACAATACCGTGGTACATAACACTTATATTAACAAAACGGTTATCAATAACAATGTAACCGTAAATAACAATCATACCAGCTTCAATGGCCCTGGTGGTGTAAATGCTACCCCACGACCAGATGAACGTGCTGCAGAACGTGAGCAACATGTACAACCAACTAATGATCAAATCAATCATCAGCAGGTAGCCGGTAAAGATCGCAATCAATTTGCATCGGCTAATAACGGACGCCCGGCTACCGCAGCAATGAATAAGGTGGATGGTAACCGTTTTAATACCGAAGGCCGCAGAGCCAGAACTCCAAACTCAGACGGAACAAATAATAATACCGACAGAGGTAACCGCCCACAGGCTAATAACAACGCCGATAATCATGCCAATGCTAACCCCGATAATGCAAATAAAAATGCATCACCTGGCGATCAGGCAGCAAGAGCCCCTCATCAGCATCAGGCAGCTAATAACCCTAATCCGGATAATAACCGGCAACCGACTCAGAATCAGCAGCACAATAATATGGCTCGTGCACCAAGGCAATTGGTAAGACACCCTGCTCCGGCTAGACCACATAACAATCCAAGACCACAGGAACACGAAAAACACCGATAA
- the apaG gene encoding Co2+/Mg2+ efflux protein ApaG — protein MVTTITEGVKVSIETVYQPEYSNPANDHFMFAYKVNIENMSNYAIQLISRHWYIFDSNGAKREVEGEGVVGQQPVIEPGHAHEYVSGCNLKTDMGSMKGEYQMNRLLDNASFNVQIPEFYLIAPYRMN, from the coding sequence ATGGTTACCACTATTACTGAGGGTGTTAAGGTTTCCATCGAGACCGTATATCAGCCCGAATATTCAAATCCGGCTAATGATCACTTTATGTTTGCCTACAAGGTGAATATCGAAAATATGAGTAACTATGCCATACAGCTTATTAGCAGGCATTGGTATATTTTTGATTCAAACGGCGCAAAACGTGAAGTGGAAGGCGAAGGTGTAGTGGGCCAACAACCCGTTATTGAACCGGGTCATGCGCATGAATACGTATCGGGCTGTAACCTCAAAACGGATATGGGCAGTATGAAAGGCGAGTACCAGATGAATCGCCTGCTGGATAATGCCTCGTTTAATGTGCAGATACCGGAGTTTTATTTGATCGCTCCATATAGGATGAATTAA
- the dusB gene encoding tRNA dihydrouridine synthase DusB yields MSVQIGNIDLGEFPLLLAPMEDVSDPPFRYVCKQNGADMMYTEFISSEGLIRDAAKSRQKLDIFEYERPIGIQIFGSDIDHMREATEIATLAKPDLMDINYGCPVKQVACRGAGASLLQDIDKMVAMTKAVVEATHLPVTVKTRLGWDDNTKNVYEVAERLQDVGIKALTIHGRTRAQMYKGVADWALIRDIKKNPRIKIPIFGNGDIDSPEKAANWRMEFGVDGMMIGRAAIGYPWIFREIKHFFATGEHLDKPTITERIAACTTHLQKSIEWKGPKTGVFEMRRHYSNYFKGIENFKEYRMKLVTAGTLEELYEILAEIDEKYAVEMA; encoded by the coding sequence ATGTCTGTACAAATAGGAAATATTGATTTAGGAGAGTTCCCGCTGTTGCTGGCGCCGATGGAAGATGTGAGCGATCCTCCCTTCCGTTACGTGTGCAAGCAAAACGGCGCGGATATGATGTACACGGAGTTTATCTCGTCTGAAGGACTGATCCGTGATGCGGCTAAGAGTCGTCAGAAACTGGATATATTTGAGTATGAACGCCCTATAGGCATCCAGATATTTGGCAGCGATATTGACCACATGCGTGAGGCTACCGAAATAGCCACGCTGGCCAAACCCGATTTGATGGATATCAATTATGGCTGTCCTGTAAAACAGGTAGCCTGCCGTGGTGCCGGTGCCAGTTTATTGCAGGATATTGACAAAATGGTAGCCATGACTAAGGCCGTGGTTGAAGCCACACATCTGCCCGTAACCGTAAAAACGCGCCTGGGCTGGGATGATAATACCAAAAACGTATACGAAGTTGCCGAACGCCTGCAGGATGTGGGGATAAAAGCCCTCACTATTCATGGCCGTACCCGCGCGCAAATGTATAAAGGAGTAGCCGATTGGGCGTTAATACGTGATATTAAGAAAAACCCCCGCATCAAGATCCCGATATTTGGTAATGGCGATATTGATTCGCCGGAGAAAGCCGCTAATTGGCGCATGGAATTTGGTGTTGATGGTATGATGATAGGCCGTGCTGCTATTGGTTATCCCTGGATTTTTCGGGAAATCAAGCATTTCTTCGCTACCGGCGAGCACCTGGATAAGCCAACCATTACCGAGCGTATTGCTGCTTGTACCACCCATTTACAGAAATCAATTGAGTGGAAAGGACCTAAAACAGGCGTTTTTGAGATGCGCAGGCATTACTCTAACTATTTTAAAGGCATCGAAAATTTTAAGGAATACCGCATGAAACTGGTAACCGCCGGTACTTTAGAGGAGCTCTACGAAATTTTAGCAGAAATTGACGAAAAATATGCTGTTGAGATGGCGTAA
- a CDS encoding CPBP family intramembrane glutamic endopeptidase produces the protein MIKEPGKELTPNQTQTHPSVQLIILIAGTILSLIIFGLLAFGIIWVIYGSKTLTDVGSFNLTNKNTIPGLWILQIVSTTIPLFVVPVLFAKFIVSDTSNYLKVNFHFPSILLLLVFSIMLFSSPVMEVLVNINQKLTLPAPLKGLEDIMRAMEQQAQKATNAMLTMNSFGSMLFAVFVVGLLTAIAEEFLFRGCLQTIFVKWTGNTHAAIWITAIAFSAFHMEFFSFLPRVALGVFFGYFVAWSGSVWTGVWAHFLNNGSAVVITYLYQHKAISLNPDNQHVFNYGAYVFSLIFILILLYIYRNIALKKPMFNF, from the coding sequence ATGATAAAAGAACCCGGCAAGGAGCTTACGCCTAATCAAACACAAACACATCCATCAGTGCAATTAATCATTTTAATTGCAGGTACCATACTTTCATTAATCATATTTGGATTGCTGGCATTCGGTATCATTTGGGTCATATATGGATCTAAAACCCTCACCGATGTAGGGAGTTTTAATCTTACCAACAAAAATACCATACCTGGTCTTTGGATATTACAAATAGTAAGCACCACGATTCCCTTATTTGTTGTTCCGGTTCTTTTTGCCAAATTTATTGTTAGCGATACGTCAAATTATTTAAAGGTAAACTTTCATTTTCCGTCTATTTTATTGCTGCTGGTATTTTCCATTATGTTATTTTCTTCGCCAGTGATGGAAGTGCTAGTTAACATCAATCAAAAGCTAACTCTCCCGGCTCCGCTTAAAGGCCTGGAAGATATTATGCGTGCAATGGAACAGCAGGCTCAAAAGGCCACCAATGCTATGTTAACCATGAACTCTTTCGGCTCCATGCTTTTTGCAGTATTTGTTGTTGGCTTGCTCACCGCTATTGCTGAGGAATTTTTATTCAGAGGATGCCTTCAAACCATATTTGTTAAATGGACCGGCAATACCCATGCAGCTATCTGGATCACCGCCATTGCATTCAGTGCATTTCATATGGAATTCTTTTCGTTCTTACCACGTGTGGCCCTTGGTGTTTTCTTTGGTTATTTTGTAGCCTGGAGTGGCAGCGTCTGGACCGGCGTTTGGGCCCATTTTTTAAATAATGGCTCGGCCGTGGTTATTACTTACCTGTACCAACATAAAGCCATTAGTCTTAATCCCGATAATCAGCATGTATTTAATTATGGCGCCTATGTCTTTAGCTTAATATTTATTTTAATTTTGCTTTATATATACAGGAATATAGCGCTCAAAAAGCCCATGTTTAATTTTTAA
- a CDS encoding DUF2007 domain-containing protein, whose translation MEKGWIKIFTSSNFYQSEIVKQVLTGHHIDTVLINKQDSSHKAFGNIEVYIHQEDFSKAIEIMILNQISL comes from the coding sequence ATGGAAAAAGGCTGGATCAAAATTTTTACTTCATCCAATTTTTATCAATCAGAAATTGTTAAGCAAGTGCTTACGGGCCATCATATTGATACCGTTTTGATCAACAAGCAAGATTCATCACATAAGGCCTTTGGCAATATCGAAGTATACATTCACCAGGAGGATTTTAGCAAAGCCATCGAGATCATGATCCTCAATCAAATTAGTTTATGA
- a CDS encoding phosphatidate cytidylyltransferase yields the protein MKVRAITGFFFVIVMLGSVLLGSYVFSAFYLILTSFCLFEFYKLVREGGFKPSRESGLINGFLVFLFFAAQCYFPAWKFIFLLPVTLSAVYIQELYKKSPAPFSNLGFTFLGILLAVIPFLFFHAMAFMNGHFNFHLPMGFLIMLWSNDTGAYLAGRAFGRTKLFERHSPKKTWEGFFGGVVISAAAALIMSHYYVELSWKQWVSIAVLISCFGTMGDLVESMFKRSINVKDSGGILPGHGGLLDRFDGLLLAAPIVYAYLYFISN from the coding sequence ATGAAAGTACGCGCCATTACCGGCTTCTTTTTTGTTATTGTAATGCTGGGCTCCGTTTTGTTGGGCTCTTATGTATTCAGTGCATTTTACCTGATTCTCACCTCGTTTTGCCTGTTTGAATTTTACAAGCTGGTGCGCGAAGGTGGTTTTAAGCCCAGTCGCGAAAGCGGTTTGATCAATGGCTTCCTGGTTTTCCTGTTTTTCGCGGCCCAGTGTTATTTCCCGGCCTGGAAGTTTATCTTTTTGTTGCCGGTAACTCTAAGCGCGGTTTATATACAGGAGTTGTATAAAAAATCGCCTGCACCGTTCAGCAATTTGGGCTTCACTTTCTTGGGGATCCTTTTGGCGGTTATACCATTTTTGTTTTTCCATGCCATGGCTTTTATGAATGGCCATTTTAATTTCCACCTTCCCATGGGCTTTTTAATTATGCTGTGGAGTAACGATACCGGAGCCTATCTGGCCGGTCGTGCGTTTGGACGCACCAAGCTTTTTGAGCGCCATTCGCCCAAGAAAACCTGGGAGGGATTTTTTGGCGGCGTGGTGATCAGCGCAGCGGCGGCATTAATCATGAGTCATTATTATGTTGAGCTTTCCTGGAAACAATGGGTAAGCATAGCTGTTTTAATATCATGTTTCGGTACCATGGGCGATTTGGTAGAATCTATGTTTAAACGGAGCATCAACGTGAAGGACAGCGGCGGGATATTGCCCGGTCATGGGGGCTTGCTCGACAGGTTCGACGGGCTTTTATTAGCCGCCCCAATTGTTTATGCCTACCTGTACTTCATTTCAAATTAG